The uncultured Roseibium sp. genome contains a region encoding:
- a CDS encoding MATE family efflux transporter, which produces MTTQSSDIRPDKAFDVTHRSVLAIAVPMTLAFLSTPLLGVVDTAVIGRLGDAALVGGIAIGGVIFDLVFTTFNFLRSGTTGLTAQAYGADDQSEIKATFLRALFIAAIAGLAVILLQKPFLEIGLTFMGGSADVQSATRRYFEIRVYSAPFLLANYAILGWFLGLSRAGTGLFLQLFLNGLNIALSIWFVMGLGWSIEGVAAATVLSEAAACLAGLLLILRAARGSVWPTWSVVFDRRLILRMMAINRDIMIRSFSLLFAFAFFTARSAAQGDVLLAANAILEKFFLVGGYFLDGLATAVEQLAGRAVGARYRPAFDRAVKLTTLWGFALALGLALVYFLAGPLLVDLMTVSPGVREIGRIYLPWAALTPLFGVLAFQMDGVFIGATWSRDMRNMMLLSLAVYIAAYYTLFPLMGNHGLWLSLEIFLGARGISLAAMCRHRANQTFQPA; this is translated from the coding sequence ATGACCACCCAGTCTTCCGATATCAGGCCAGACAAGGCGTTTGACGTAACCCATCGCAGTGTCCTTGCGATCGCGGTGCCAATGACGCTTGCGTTCCTGTCGACACCGCTTCTCGGCGTCGTGGACACGGCCGTGATCGGCCGGCTCGGAGATGCTGCCCTTGTGGGCGGCATCGCCATTGGCGGGGTGATTTTCGACCTCGTGTTCACCACCTTCAATTTCCTGCGCTCCGGCACCACAGGGCTGACGGCACAGGCCTACGGCGCGGACGATCAGAGCGAGATCAAGGCCACGTTTCTGCGCGCCCTGTTCATCGCGGCCATCGCAGGGCTTGCCGTCATTCTCCTGCAGAAACCGTTTCTGGAAATCGGCCTGACCTTCATGGGCGGCAGTGCGGACGTGCAATCGGCCACCCGCAGATATTTCGAGATCCGCGTCTACAGCGCTCCGTTCCTGCTCGCCAATTACGCGATCCTCGGCTGGTTCCTGGGGCTGAGCCGCGCGGGGACCGGGCTGTTCCTGCAACTGTTCCTGAACGGGCTCAACATTGCGTTGAGCATCTGGTTCGTGATGGGGCTCGGCTGGAGCATCGAAGGTGTCGCCGCTGCCACCGTGCTGAGCGAGGCGGCTGCCTGCCTGGCCGGACTGCTGCTGATCCTGCGTGCAGCCAGAGGCAGCGTCTGGCCCACGTGGTCCGTCGTTTTCGATCGTCGGCTGATCCTGCGCATGATGGCGATCAACCGCGACATCATGATCCGCTCCTTCAGCCTGCTGTTCGCGTTCGCCTTCTTCACCGCCCGATCCGCGGCTCAGGGCGACGTCCTTCTTGCCGCAAACGCGATCCTGGAGAAATTCTTCCTGGTCGGCGGTTATTTCCTCGACGGCCTGGCAACCGCGGTCGAACAACTGGCGGGCCGGGCGGTCGGCGCGCGTTACCGACCAGCCTTCGACCGGGCGGTAAAGCTCACCACGCTCTGGGGCTTCGCGCTGGCGCTCGGTCTCGCCCTTGTCTATTTCCTTGCAGGTCCGCTGCTGGTCGATCTCATGACCGTCTCTCCCGGCGTTCGGGAAATCGGGCGAATCTATCTGCCGTGGGCGGCGCTCACGCCGCTTTTCGGCGTGCTTGCCTTCCAGATGGACGGGGTTTTCATCGGCGCGACATGGTCGCGCGACATGCGCAACATGATGCTATTGTCCCTGGCGGTCTATATCGCGGCCTATTACACGCTGTTTCCGCTGATGGGGAACCACGGCCTTTGGCTGTCCCTGGAAATTTTCCTGGGCGCACGCGGGATCAGCCTGGCCGCCATGTGCCGGCACCGCGCCAACCAGACCTTTCAGCCCGCTTAA
- a CDS encoding quinone-dependent dihydroorotate dehydrogenase, whose amino-acid sequence MTASPFEKLALAGLHFLDAETAHGLTIKGLKTGLMPKCPVAADPRLEVKLWDLRFPNPVGMAAGFDKNGEVPDALLKLGFGFTEVGSVTPRPQPGNPKPRVFRLPVDQGVINRYGFNNEGHEALRRRLDGRRRQTGIVGVNVGANKDATDRVADYVAGIHAFADLASYFTVNVSSPNTPGLRDLQAREALAELLTGVITARDERTQVVGRHVPVLLKIAPDVDEASLADIIEEVQAKCVDGLIVSNTTISRDGLKDARNGQETGGLSGRPLFRKSTIALAKARRLAGPDLPIIGVGGIDSAETAWTKITAGADLLQLYSSLTYHGIGLVGEILKGLSERLDRHGLKTISEARDANLQAWAGLDL is encoded by the coding sequence ATGACCGCGTCTCCGTTTGAAAAACTGGCTCTTGCCGGGCTCCATTTTCTGGATGCGGAAACCGCACACGGCCTGACCATCAAGGGGTTGAAGACCGGTCTTATGCCGAAATGCCCCGTCGCCGCCGATCCGCGTCTGGAAGTTAAGCTCTGGGATCTGCGCTTTCCCAATCCCGTCGGCATGGCGGCGGGGTTCGACAAGAACGGCGAAGTTCCCGATGCGCTGCTGAAACTCGGCTTCGGTTTCACCGAGGTCGGGTCCGTCACGCCGAGGCCCCAGCCCGGAAATCCGAAGCCGCGCGTGTTTCGTCTGCCCGTCGATCAGGGGGTCATCAACCGCTACGGCTTCAACAACGAGGGCCATGAGGCATTGCGCCGCCGGCTGGATGGGCGCAGGCGCCAGACCGGGATCGTCGGCGTCAATGTCGGAGCCAACAAGGATGCCACGGACCGGGTCGCCGATTACGTCGCGGGCATTCATGCTTTCGCCGATCTCGCCTCCTATTTCACCGTCAACGTGTCCTCGCCGAACACGCCGGGCCTGCGCGACCTGCAGGCGCGGGAGGCGTTGGCAGAGCTTCTGACTGGTGTCATTACCGCGCGGGACGAACGCACCCAGGTTGTCGGCCGGCACGTACCTGTCTTGTTGAAGATCGCACCGGACGTGGATGAGGCCTCGCTTGCCGACATCATCGAAGAAGTGCAGGCCAAGTGCGTCGACGGCCTGATCGTGTCCAACACGACGATTTCCCGTGATGGGCTCAAAGATGCCAGAAACGGTCAGGAGACCGGTGGTCTGTCCGGCCGGCCCTTGTTCCGTAAATCTACCATTGCCCTGGCCAAGGCCCGCCGGCTCGCCGGACCCGACCTGCCGATCATCGGCGTCGGCGGGATCGACAGCGCGGAAACCGCCTGGACGAAAATCACTGCGGGTGCGGATCTGCTGCAGCTTTATTCATCGCTGACCTACCACGGCATCGGCCTTGTCGGAGAGATCCTGAAGGGCCTGTCGGAAAGGCTCGACCGGCATGGGCTCAAAACCATTTCCGAGGCCCGCGACGCCAATCTGCAGGCTTGGGCCGGCCTGGATCTTTGA
- a CDS encoding histone deacetylase, translating to MMLPIVHHPDYCADLPTNHRFPMDKFRAVAERIVAEGLLSGGDFIRPRPAPAEWVALAHDRRYVDQVFNARVPAEIAREIGFPMNEGIARRARCATGGTVLTGYLALEHGIACNTAGGSHHSRHAHGAGFCVFNDVAVAIRVMQADGAIGKALVVDLDVHQGDGTADIFTGDDSVFTFSMHSEKNYPVRKVPSDLDIALPDNTGDEAYLESLMDALPKAIERAGADIVFFNAGVDPFLGDRLGRLGLSRDGLIRRDRYVLETLRDAGLPVAGVLGGGYSADIDELADRHVTLHREALRLCGVRLPAQAAEAAICRPT from the coding sequence ATGATGCTTCCGATTGTCCATCACCCCGACTACTGCGCGGACCTGCCGACAAACCACCGGTTTCCGATGGACAAGTTCCGGGCAGTGGCGGAACGGATTGTTGCCGAAGGTCTGTTGAGCGGCGGTGATTTCATCAGGCCGCGACCGGCGCCCGCCGAATGGGTCGCCCTGGCTCATGACCGGCGCTATGTCGATCAGGTGTTCAATGCCCGGGTTCCGGCGGAAATCGCCCGGGAAATTGGTTTTCCGATGAACGAGGGGATCGCTCGGCGTGCCCGCTGCGCGACCGGCGGCACTGTTCTGACCGGCTATCTCGCCCTGGAACACGGGATCGCCTGCAATACCGCCGGTGGCAGTCATCATTCCAGGCACGCGCACGGTGCCGGCTTCTGCGTCTTCAACGATGTTGCCGTGGCGATCCGCGTGATGCAGGCCGATGGCGCGATCGGCAAGGCTCTGGTCGTCGATCTGGACGTGCATCAGGGGGACGGCACCGCCGATATTTTCACCGGCGACGACAGTGTCTTCACATTCTCAATGCACAGCGAGAAAAACTATCCGGTTCGGAAGGTTCCTTCGGATCTGGATATCGCCCTGCCGGACAACACGGGCGATGAGGCTTATCTGGAAAGCCTGATGGATGCGCTTCCCAAGGCAATCGAGCGGGCCGGAGCGGACATTGTCTTTTTCAACGCCGGTGTCGATCCGTTTCTTGGCGACAGGCTCGGTCGTCTCGGGTTGAGCCGGGACGGTCTGATCCGCCGCGACCGGTATGTGCTTGAAACGCTGCGCGACGCGGGACTGCCTGTCGCGGGCGTTTTGGGCGGAGGCTATTCGGCGGACATCGACGAATTGGCCGACAGACACGTCACCCTGCACCGCGAAGCTTTGCGCCTGTGCGGCGTCAGGCTTCCGGCTCAGGCGGCTGAAGCCGCTATCTGCCGACCGACTTGA
- a CDS encoding thermonuclease family protein: MGLLRKLRPVLIPAIVLIAGASLLAWLLLADPPAPLPLQKSASVETGSQTASPSDTRNTIEPQTTATDEAIESPPPLPNEIRDVSPAGISPPEVTGKLTRVKPSQRLLDLINPPVEPVPDGEFELRRPKVIDAGSLGTDGLLVRIAHINALKPDETCVSRVGGTWPCGARARTALRGLIRMFTIVCQKTEDLGPRQIAATCILRKTDIGEWLVRYGWADPEENAPERYLELAAEAKKRKRGKWQSEWLKDLPEPVTDLSLPDLPSGLPGELPDDGNNILVSPRDIPLPALDLRETVPPNG, encoded by the coding sequence TTGGGACTGCTTAGGAAGCTCCGCCCGGTCCTGATACCGGCCATTGTCCTGATTGCCGGAGCGAGCCTGCTCGCCTGGCTGCTTCTGGCCGATCCGCCGGCGCCGCTCCCGCTCCAAAAGAGCGCCTCTGTCGAGACCGGGTCCCAAACCGCGTCTCCGTCCGACACCCGCAATACAATTGAGCCGCAAACGACGGCAACCGATGAAGCCATCGAATCGCCACCACCATTGCCGAACGAAATCCGCGATGTCTCACCGGCCGGGATCAGCCCTCCCGAAGTCACCGGCAAGCTGACCCGTGTCAAGCCGTCGCAACGCCTGCTCGACCTGATCAATCCGCCGGTGGAACCTGTGCCGGACGGCGAATTCGAGCTGCGGCGACCCAAGGTGATCGATGCCGGATCCCTCGGCACCGACGGTCTTCTTGTCAGGATCGCCCATATCAATGCCCTGAAACCCGATGAAACCTGCGTTTCCCGCGTGGGCGGCACCTGGCCCTGCGGCGCGCGCGCGCGGACAGCACTGCGCGGCCTGATCCGCATGTTCACCATCGTCTGCCAGAAGACAGAAGATCTCGGTCCACGGCAGATCGCCGCCACCTGCATCCTCCGCAAGACCGATATCGGCGAATGGCTCGTGCGTTATGGCTGGGCGGATCCGGAAGAGAATGCGCCTGAGCGTTACCTCGAACTTGCAGCGGAGGCGAAAAAGCGCAAGCGCGGCAAATGGCAATCGGAATGGCTGAAGGACCTGCCGGAACCGGTTACAGACCTCTCTCTGCCGGACCTTCCATCCGGTCTGCCCGGGGAATTGCCGGATGACGGCAACAACATTCTGGTCAGCCCCCGGGATATACCGTTGCCGGCGCTGGATCTGCGAGAAACGGTGCCGCCGAACGGCTGA
- a CDS encoding DUF6460 domain-containing protein, with the protein MSDSSLTKFLGGSPGQVILRLLFLSFVVGVILSALDLNPLDIIDIATRFVQRLWNMGFAAIENILRYFAIGAVIVVPIWLILRLIKSVGR; encoded by the coding sequence ATGTCTGACAGCAGCCTCACCAAATTCTTGGGCGGATCCCCCGGCCAGGTGATCCTCCGGCTCCTGTTCCTGTCCTTCGTGGTCGGCGTCATCCTGTCCGCGCTTGATCTCAATCCGCTCGACATCATCGATATCGCCACACGTTTCGTCCAGCGACTCTGGAACATGGGCTTCGCGGCGATTGAAAACATCCTTCGCTATTTCGCGATCGGCGCGGTGATCGTGGTTCCCATCTGGCTGATCCTGCGCCTGATCAAGTCGGTCGGCAGATAG
- a CDS encoding AraC family transcriptional regulator ligand-binding domain-containing protein codes for MPAKSEWVRSDAFKALQQYSPASVLDWTAIAETYEFDPAVIDDPEGTVPITAWFAVFEHVARELGNDAIMFDIFSAVGVGTFSVFDYLFVCAPTLRDACKAWKRFMPMRTNGYDLQYHEDEHFGILEWPILEGRGIWYQSMYARVAWTAKRFEMVLETDTPPLDIELAAPEPKDPSEFLQRYGRKVRFNRLRNSVSVPAHLLSKRLPQNEDNLYAIIQKSAFREMGLFQNRNSPLSRIANEIAESLKNGTCNLTQVSQKLGMSQRSVQRVLEQEGTTFRKLTEDIRKTAAERYLQSTSLPFKEIAFLLGFSELSTFSRAVKTWYGVPPRKVRESGVNRSN; via the coding sequence ATGCCCGCCAAATCCGAATGGGTCCGATCCGACGCATTCAAGGCCCTGCAGCAGTATTCGCCGGCTTCCGTGCTGGATTGGACGGCAATTGCCGAAACTTATGAATTCGACCCTGCCGTCATCGATGATCCGGAAGGCACCGTACCGATAACCGCGTGGTTCGCGGTCTTCGAACATGTAGCCCGGGAACTTGGCAACGACGCCATCATGTTCGACATCTTCAGCGCGGTGGGCGTCGGAACGTTTTCCGTTTTCGACTACCTGTTCGTGTGCGCCCCGACCCTCAGGGATGCTTGCAAGGCCTGGAAACGCTTCATGCCCATGCGCACCAACGGCTATGACCTCCAATATCATGAGGATGAACACTTCGGCATTCTCGAGTGGCCGATCCTGGAAGGGCGCGGCATCTGGTACCAAAGCATGTATGCGCGAGTGGCCTGGACGGCAAAGCGCTTCGAAATGGTGCTGGAAACCGACACTCCTCCGCTGGATATCGAACTGGCGGCGCCAGAGCCGAAGGATCCATCGGAATTCCTGCAAAGATACGGCAGGAAAGTCAGGTTCAACCGCCTTCGCAACAGCGTCTCGGTTCCCGCACATCTGCTGTCGAAACGGCTGCCGCAGAACGAGGACAATCTCTACGCGATCATCCAGAAGTCCGCATTTCGGGAGATGGGGCTTTTCCAGAACAGGAACTCGCCGCTTTCGCGGATTGCAAACGAGATCGCTGAATCCCTGAAGAACGGTACCTGCAATCTGACGCAGGTTTCCCAGAAACTGGGTATGTCGCAACGCTCAGTCCAGCGTGTGCTGGAACAGGAAGGGACCACGTTTCGCAAGCTGACGGAAGACATCAGAAAAACGGCAGCGGAACGCTACCTGCAGAGCACAAGTTTGCCTTTCAAGGAAATTGCGTTTCTGCTGGGCTTCTCCGAATTGAGTACCTTCTCCCGTGCCGTCAAGACCTGGTATGGTGTTCCGCCGCGAAAGGTCCGCGAAAGCGGCGTGAATCGCAGCAATTAG
- a CDS encoding helix-turn-helix domain-containing protein — MAARKLHSEEWGQAEQIGYLEPLLISKGFRWQDLALRFSLPKRAADLKNQKIEMQILLEVFEYAAELIGDDAAILDYYSDMPHGAIPTFDYVALCAPSLRAALQNWQRFIALRTNCYQMTFTEDRALGILTWDVPDRLGPRTQNMFAKVAWASSRIEYIVKDPDMRLTVELTVPSPQCTSRFQKKYGNRLKFSQPRDRILIPGRYLGAVPPKSEANLYTLVETMAMAEVEKVLSLHDPITRIRAAINDHLKAGDCKLERVAKSLGMSQRSLQRHLEAEGTSFRNLTDMIRRSLASRYLRETNLGLKEIAFLLGFSDLSSFSRAVKTWFGVSPSQYRRDR, encoded by the coding sequence TTGGCCGCAAGAAAATTGCATTCCGAAGAATGGGGACAGGCAGAGCAGATCGGTTATCTGGAGCCGCTCCTGATCTCGAAGGGATTTCGCTGGCAAGATCTTGCCCTGCGTTTTTCCCTTCCCAAACGCGCTGCGGATCTCAAAAATCAGAAGATCGAGATGCAGATCCTGCTCGAGGTGTTCGAGTACGCGGCAGAGCTCATCGGCGACGACGCGGCGATACTGGATTACTATTCCGACATGCCTCACGGCGCCATCCCGACCTTCGATTACGTTGCCTTGTGTGCCCCCTCCCTACGCGCGGCTTTGCAGAATTGGCAGCGGTTCATCGCCCTGCGCACCAACTGCTACCAAATGACTTTTACGGAAGACCGGGCTCTTGGAATCCTCACCTGGGATGTTCCGGATCGGCTCGGTCCGCGCACGCAGAACATGTTCGCCAAAGTCGCCTGGGCATCGAGCCGGATCGAATATATCGTTAAGGATCCGGACATGCGCCTCACGGTCGAGCTGACCGTTCCTTCTCCGCAATGCACCTCCCGATTTCAGAAAAAATACGGCAACCGTCTCAAGTTCTCCCAACCACGAGACAGGATCCTGATACCCGGCCGCTATCTGGGCGCCGTTCCTCCTAAAAGCGAAGCAAACCTCTATACTCTGGTCGAAACGATGGCCATGGCCGAAGTGGAAAAGGTCCTGTCCCTGCACGATCCGATCACCCGGATCAGGGCCGCCATCAACGATCATCTCAAGGCTGGCGACTGCAAGCTGGAAAGGGTTGCCAAAAGCCTTGGCATGTCCCAGCGCAGCCTGCAGCGTCACCTGGAAGCAGAAGGGACTTCCTTTCGGAACCTGACGGACATGATCCGCCGGTCCCTGGCGTCTCGATATTTGCGCGAAACCAACCTTGGCCTGAAGGAAATCGCATTCCTGCTCGGCTTCTCGGATCTGAGTTCCTTTTCCCGGGCAGTCAAGACGTGGTTCGGCGTGTCACCGAGCCAATACCGCCGAGACCGCTAA
- a CDS encoding helix-turn-helix domain-containing protein has product MSDNLKPLHPGSIIDKSVSASGTDTSEWIVARPLSVAVGIAKARGRDWIGILEKYGLGPDDLEDQDRKINVHDVIAVFEDVAKAIGDDAVILNEFSALPVGYAYTFDYVGLLADSLHDSLQNWQRFYPLHSNALVLNYSKTGGYGVLECHLPETTGPAVQAAYAFVAWISGRIELVIGTVEENILLEFAAPPPRQTCPFLEKHSSRVRFGQTANRVLIPAQLLETRPPQADKDLLKIVEDAAEQDMRDLMRTVSPFSELTETVEACLKSGDGSMGKVAATMGVSPRALQRALEGEGTCFRNILEEVRSSMARRYLTETELPMKEIAYLLSFSETSALSRAVKRWFGQSPRAIREREAEHTSEF; this is encoded by the coding sequence TTGTCTGACAACCTCAAACCTCTCCATCCCGGGTCAATCATCGACAAGAGCGTTTCTGCGTCCGGGACAGACACTTCGGAGTGGATTGTAGCCCGTCCGCTTTCGGTCGCGGTGGGGATCGCCAAAGCCAGAGGACGCGACTGGATCGGCATCCTTGAAAAATACGGACTTGGACCGGATGACCTGGAAGACCAGGACCGGAAGATAAACGTGCATGATGTCATTGCCGTCTTCGAGGACGTTGCCAAGGCGATCGGCGACGATGCCGTCATACTGAATGAGTTCAGCGCCCTCCCTGTGGGATATGCCTACACTTTCGATTATGTCGGTCTGCTGGCCGATTCCCTGCATGACAGCCTTCAAAACTGGCAGCGTTTCTATCCCCTGCACAGCAATGCGCTGGTGTTGAACTATTCAAAAACCGGCGGATACGGCGTTCTGGAGTGTCACCTGCCCGAAACGACGGGTCCCGCGGTACAGGCGGCCTATGCCTTTGTCGCCTGGATCAGCGGGCGTATCGAACTGGTTATCGGTACCGTTGAGGAAAATATCCTCCTGGAATTTGCAGCTCCGCCACCGCGTCAAACCTGCCCGTTTCTGGAAAAGCACAGCTCCAGAGTCCGTTTCGGCCAGACGGCCAACCGCGTTCTTATTCCCGCACAGCTTCTGGAAACACGCCCGCCCCAGGCCGACAAAGATCTTTTGAAGATCGTGGAAGACGCCGCCGAACAGGACATGCGGGATCTGATGCGGACCGTCTCTCCCTTCTCCGAACTGACCGAGACAGTCGAAGCGTGCCTGAAGTCCGGTGACGGCTCGATGGGCAAGGTGGCCGCGACAATGGGGGTAAGCCCCAGAGCCCTGCAGAGAGCGCTTGAGGGGGAAGGCACCTGTTTCCGGAACATTTTGGAAGAGGTCCGCAGTTCCATGGCAAGACGCTATCTTACCGAGACGGAACTGCCGATGAAGGAAATCGCCTATCTGCTGAGTTTTTCCGAAACCAGCGCCCTTTCCAGAGCCGTGAAAAGATGGTTTGGCCAGTCACCGCGCGCTATCCGCGAAAGGGAAGCCGAGCATACATCAGAGTTCTGA
- a CDS encoding helix-turn-helix domain-containing protein, protein MFQPTNSAWIQGSPVVRLGILARARGLDWLEILKSYDIDANGIDDPNATVGMATALDLFSLVAEAIGDDAQILDLFYETPVGFTQGYDYIGLCAPTVRDGLKNWARVTLLRSNCAKTIYSETPEAAKLEWTIPSLYRDYTQFSLAFLGWAIRRTEMLLDGAYENLTIHIFSPAPKSPSRVLDKYGSRVKFNQPDHGVIVPVGLLDRHPPGADPVLLQIIEQHVQSILQDRSTDTSPLNRIVEAMGEMLPTGDCSAEAVARELGMSRRSLQRTLGDQGTSYRTLLAEVRRSMAEKYLVNTERPMKEIAYLLGFSEISTFSRAVKGWYGVPPKSVRQKVHELPSARLSLLRRH, encoded by the coding sequence ATGTTTCAGCCGACCAACAGTGCCTGGATCCAGGGAAGCCCGGTCGTCCGTCTGGGGATACTGGCCCGAGCGCGCGGGCTCGATTGGTTGGAAATCCTGAAGTCCTACGACATTGACGCCAACGGGATTGACGACCCGAATGCGACCGTGGGTATGGCCACCGCGCTCGATCTTTTCAGTCTCGTGGCCGAGGCCATCGGCGATGACGCCCAGATCCTTGATCTTTTTTACGAGACACCGGTCGGTTTCACTCAAGGGTACGATTATATCGGCCTTTGCGCGCCAACCGTCAGAGACGGGTTGAAGAACTGGGCCCGGGTCACGCTTCTTCGAAGCAATTGTGCCAAGACGATCTACTCGGAAACCCCGGAAGCTGCAAAGCTGGAATGGACCATTCCAAGCCTTTACCGCGACTACACCCAATTTTCCCTGGCCTTCCTCGGTTGGGCGATCAGGAGAACCGAAATGCTTCTGGACGGCGCATATGAGAATTTGACGATCCACATCTTCTCGCCTGCGCCGAAATCCCCGTCGCGTGTGCTGGACAAATACGGCTCCAGGGTGAAGTTCAATCAACCAGACCACGGTGTCATCGTCCCGGTTGGCCTGCTGGATCGGCACCCACCCGGGGCGGATCCGGTTTTGCTGCAGATTATCGAGCAGCATGTCCAGAGTATCCTCCAGGACCGGAGCACCGATACGTCCCCGCTCAACCGGATCGTTGAGGCCATGGGCGAAATGCTGCCGACCGGCGACTGTTCGGCGGAGGCTGTCGCCCGGGAACTCGGCATGTCGCGCCGCAGTCTTCAGAGAACGCTCGGCGATCAGGGCACCTCCTACAGAACCCTGCTTGCGGAAGTCCGCCGTTCCATGGCGGAGAAATATCTGGTCAATACGGAACGGCCGATGAAGGAAATCGCCTATTTGCTGGGCTTTTCCGAGATCAGCACCTTTTCGCGCGCTGTAAAAGGCTGGTACGGCGTGCCGCCAAAGTCCGTTAGGCAAAAGGTCCACGAGTTACCGTCGGCACGACTGTCTCTGCTTCGGCGACACTGA
- a CDS encoding DUF952 domain-containing protein: MRLIFKIVPEDLWQEAEALGVFKGAPVDLADGFIHFSTAVQARETAAKHFAGQDGLLLAAFDADALGPDLKWEPSRGGDLFPHLYADLPTSIAVWVRPLPLGPDGAHVFPDLGQ, translated from the coding sequence ATGCGACTGATTTTCAAGATTGTGCCGGAAGACCTCTGGCAGGAAGCCGAAGCGCTTGGCGTTTTCAAGGGCGCTCCGGTGGATCTGGCCGACGGCTTTATCCACTTCTCCACCGCGGTCCAGGCACGCGAAACGGCGGCCAAGCATTTCGCCGGTCAGGACGGCCTGCTGCTTGCGGCCTTCGATGCGGATGCTCTGGGCCCGGATCTGAAATGGGAGCCGTCGCGGGGCGGGGACCTGTTCCCGCATCTTTATGCCGACCTGCCGACGTCGATTGCCGTCTGGGTCCGACCGCTGCCGCTCGGGCCCGATGGCGCCCATGTCTTTCCGGACCTTGGACAATGA